AAAGTATCTTTGTTTGGTTCTGCAGGTCCTCTAAAGTATAGTGTTAAATCTTTATCAACAAGGGCAATGTATGGTGAAATATTTAATTTAAGTTGCGTTGCAATCTCTCTATTGCTATCAATAACGCCAATAGTTCCTTCTGGAAGAACGTTGGTTAATTTCTCAAGAGCTTCTTTTGTATCTCCAAAAGAAAGCACTATAAATTTTACATTGGATAAGTCTTGTTGCTTAAAGATTTTACCCAACTCTGAAACACTTGATACACAAGCACCACAATTAGGATTGCCTGCGATGATCACTAACTTATAATTTTTAAATTCATCAAGGCTATACGTAGCTCCGTTTACATCTTTTAAAGAAACTGGATTAACTTTTACTCCTCTTTCTGCAAATATGTATCCGCCTCCCTGCAAGGAAGAAAATTTTTGTAATCCAAACTTCTCAATATAAAGAAGACTTAAGGCTTCTCTTACTTTGTTTTTAATAACTAACGCAGTATTACTGCTCTCTACGTTAATGCCATCTACTTGTCTAATTATTAATTCGGCATTCTTTTGCTTGTAAGATTCAAAGTATTTAACAAATTCTATCCCTAAATCAAAGTATGTGGGGTTAAATGGAGTTAAAGAAAGAACATTGAGATTAGTATCAACAATAAGTAGAATAGAAGCATTTGAAGGAATATTTTCTTTATCTATATAGTAAGAAGGATTGTCGATTATTATAATTGCTTCGTGTGCAACAACTTTTCCATTTTCGTTTTGGAGGTCTTCTGCAGTAAAACTATCGGCAAACCGTAAAGGGTCTGTAAGCACACGTGGGTTTGTTACTAATGTTTTAAGGCTCAAAGTTTTTTCCCTTACCTCCTCTTTACTGATAACCGTTGCATATTTACTTATTGTGGCTCTTTTTTGGCTTAGTCTTATTAGGAAAAAGCCTGTTAATAGTAATACAAATATTACTGAAGCAATTAAAACTTTGATAAAAAATTGCTTTCTTTTTATTTCTTCAATTTCTTTTTCTTTTTGTTTTCTAACTTTTGACTTTGCCATTTTTACGCTCCTTTCTATCCAAATTATCTTTTATCTATTTTATCACTTTTAAGTGAAAAATAAAAGCAGATTGTTTTTAAATTCACAAATATTTGCACTATTTTTTAGTTTTATTCTTAAATCATTATTCTTCTAAATGTTTTAAAGTTACAAATTTAACTTTGAGAATTTCTTTTAAAAGCATTAAAAACTGTTTATGAATTTTTTAACAAGTTCCTGGGTTTAATATCCAAGCACTCTTTGTAAAAATGTGTTTTTATTGCCTTCAATTACAAAATGACTATTATAATAAATGTACGATAGGAGGTTTATGTGATAAAAATAGAAAACCTTTTAAATTCAAAAGATCAGTCTTTAAACAATGTCCGTAAAGATATTTTAACTGGTTTTGAATTGGCTTTAGAGGCTGTTAATCCTTATAAAAGTGTAATAAATACTTTGAAAGTCGAGGGTTCTTTCTTGAATTTAGATGGTAAGAACTACGATTTAAACGCTTTTAAAAAGGTTAGAGTTATTGCTTTTGGAAAAGCAAGTATA
The Caldisericaceae bacterium genome window above contains:
- a CDS encoding redoxin family protein — its product is MAKSKVRKQKEKEIEEIKRKQFFIKVLIASVIFVLLLTGFFLIRLSQKRATISKYATVISKEEVREKTLSLKTLVTNPRVLTDPLRFADSFTAEDLQNENGKVVAHEAIIIIDNPSYYIDKENIPSNASILLIVDTNLNVLSLTPFNPTYFDLGIEFVKYFESYKQKNAELIIRQVDGINVESSNTALVIKNKVREALSLLYIEKFGLQKFSSLQGGGYIFAERGVKVNPVSLKDVNGATYSLDEFKNYKLVIIAGNPNCGACVSSVSELGKIFKQQDLSNVKFIVLSFGDTKEALEKLTNVLPEGTIGVIDSNREIATQLKLNISPYIALVDKDLTLYFRGPAEPNKDTLENIKEFLTH
- a CDS encoding DUF4147 domain-containing protein; this encodes MIKIENLLNSKDQSLNNVRKDILTGFELALEAVNPYKSVINTLKVEGSFLNLDGKNYDLNAFKKVRVIAFGKASIKMAEAILSVVDVDEGIVVGVEENNFIHKVVKYIKGRPLTVSEKL